One genomic region from Streptomyces sp. NBC_00457 encodes:
- a CDS encoding SDR family oxidoreductase — MRSESGGKVVVTGATGNVGTSLVRLLVEDAKVGSVRGLARRIPDWSPGKTEWSAVDLASEDADLVKEFEGADAVVHLAWAFQPTHDPAATWRTNVLGSIRVFEAVAAAKVPALIHASSVGAYSPGPKDRAVDESWPTHGWPDAAYCREKAYLERALDSFEQQHPGIRVVRMRPAFLFKRESASEQRRIFGGRFLPGPLARPELLPVLPDIPGLRVQALHTDDAAQAYRLAVHSDLGGAFNLAGEPPVDAQVLGEMLGARPVRLPRPAARSAIAAAWGLHLLPASPHLFDAVLRLPLMDCSRAHTELHWQPERTAVEVLEEFLHGMQRGAGADTEPLQGRKVG; from the coding sequence GTGAGGAGCGAATCCGGCGGCAAGGTCGTCGTCACGGGAGCCACCGGCAATGTGGGCACCAGCCTGGTGCGCCTGCTCGTGGAGGATGCGAAGGTCGGATCCGTGCGGGGCCTCGCCCGTCGGATTCCGGACTGGTCGCCCGGCAAGACCGAGTGGTCCGCGGTGGACCTGGCCTCCGAGGACGCCGACCTGGTCAAGGAGTTCGAAGGTGCCGACGCCGTGGTCCATCTGGCCTGGGCCTTTCAACCCACGCACGATCCGGCCGCGACCTGGCGCACCAACGTGCTCGGCAGCATCCGGGTGTTCGAGGCAGTGGCCGCGGCGAAGGTGCCGGCGCTGATCCATGCCTCTTCCGTGGGGGCGTACTCGCCGGGGCCCAAGGACCGCGCGGTGGACGAGTCGTGGCCGACGCATGGGTGGCCGGATGCCGCTTACTGCCGTGAGAAGGCCTACCTGGAGCGGGCTCTGGACTCCTTCGAGCAGCAGCACCCGGGCATCCGGGTGGTACGGATGCGGCCCGCCTTCCTCTTCAAGCGGGAGTCGGCGAGCGAGCAGCGCCGCATCTTCGGCGGCCGTTTCCTGCCGGGACCGCTGGCGCGTCCCGAGCTGCTGCCCGTCCTCCCCGACATCCCGGGCCTGCGGGTGCAGGCCCTGCACACCGACGACGCGGCGCAGGCCTACCGGCTGGCGGTGCACAGCGACCTGGGCGGCGCGTTCAACCTGGCGGGCGAGCCGCCCGTCGACGCGCAGGTGCTGGGCGAGATGCTCGGTGCCCGTCCGGTACGGCTGCCACGCCCGGCCGCCCGCTCCGCCATCGCCGCCGCATGGGGCCTGCACCTGCTGCCCGCCTCGCCCCACCTCTTCGACGCCGTACTCCGACTCCCCCTCATGGACTGCTCACGGGCCCACACCGAACTCCACTGGCAGCCGGAGCGTACGGCCGTAGAGGTGCTGGAGGAGTTCCTGCACGGGATGCAACGGGGAGCCGGCGCGGACACCGAGCCCCTCCAGGGCCGCAAAGTGGGCTGA
- a CDS encoding Fpg/Nei family DNA glycosylase codes for MPELPDVEGFRRVLLDCGSRRSVTDIEVRDAGVLRGVTEKRLRKEVTGKRLGKAWRHGKWLFVPTDGDPTLVFHFGMTGSLRCCDQDEPIEAHDRLVLTLDGTRNLCYRDQRKLQGVQLADEAAVNRILDGLGPDARAVSREEFLELLSERRGAVKSALMDQSVIAGLGNLLCDEILWRARVAPRHPARNLDEKTLRRIHAAMGRVLTTSVRDGRVPPRRSWLTGRRDDSEPRCPRCGDPLRSSRSAGRRTVWCPRCQT; via the coding sequence GTGCCCGAACTCCCGGATGTCGAAGGATTCCGCCGGGTCCTGCTCGATTGCGGGAGTCGCCGGTCCGTCACGGACATCGAGGTGCGGGACGCCGGAGTCCTACGGGGTGTCACCGAGAAACGACTCCGGAAGGAAGTGACGGGGAAGCGTCTCGGGAAGGCGTGGCGGCACGGAAAGTGGCTGTTTGTCCCCACCGACGGTGACCCGACCCTTGTCTTTCATTTCGGAATGACGGGATCACTGCGGTGCTGTGACCAGGACGAACCGATCGAGGCGCATGACCGCCTCGTCCTGACACTCGACGGTACCCGGAACCTCTGCTATCGCGATCAACGCAAGCTGCAGGGCGTGCAGTTGGCCGACGAAGCCGCCGTGAACCGAATTCTCGACGGTCTGGGCCCGGACGCCCGGGCCGTGAGCCGAGAAGAGTTTCTGGAACTGCTGTCGGAGCGGCGGGGTGCCGTCAAGAGTGCGCTGATGGACCAGTCCGTCATCGCGGGTCTCGGAAACCTCCTGTGCGACGAGATCCTCTGGCGGGCTCGCGTCGCCCCGCGACATCCGGCGCGGAATCTGGACGAGAAGACACTGCGGCGCATCCACGCGGCGATGGGTCGTGTCCTGACGACATCCGTGCGCGACGGGCGGGTGCCGCCACGCCGCTCCTGGCTGACCGGGCGCCGGGACGACAGCGAGCCGAGATGCCCCCGCTGCGGCGATCCCCTGCGTTCGAGTCGCAGCGCGGGACGCCGTACGGTCTGGTGCCCGCGGTGTCAGACCTGA
- a CDS encoding MarR family winged helix-turn-helix transcriptional regulator — protein sequence MPTPQLPDAPASPEVIEIERALTRITYLSTRARQHDRLMALAGVPLDRAAVALLRQIADSEPLRPGELATRLGVEASHITRTVQQLQKAGYVTRVPDPDDRRAQRIQLTDAGRRAIDKIRDAGARGMQLALGDWPPEELRQLATLFHRMVDDFLSYAIDDEPEPEAATPAGTA from the coding sequence ATGCCCACACCACAGCTGCCTGATGCCCCCGCGTCCCCGGAAGTGATCGAGATCGAGCGGGCGCTCACCCGCATCACTTACCTGAGCACGCGCGCCCGGCAGCACGACCGGCTGATGGCCCTGGCCGGCGTGCCGCTGGACCGGGCCGCCGTGGCGCTGCTGCGCCAGATCGCCGACTCGGAGCCGCTGCGTCCCGGGGAGCTGGCCACCCGGCTGGGCGTGGAGGCCTCGCACATCACCCGCACCGTGCAGCAACTGCAGAAGGCCGGTTACGTCACCCGCGTCCCGGACCCCGACGACCGCCGCGCTCAGCGCATCCAGCTCACCGACGCCGGGCGCCGGGCCATCGACAAAATCCGCGACGCGGGCGCCCGCGGCATGCAACTCGCCCTCGGCGACTGGCCTCCGGAGGAACTGCGCCAGCTCGCCACCCTCTTCCACCGCATGGTCGACGACTTCCTGTCGTACGCCATCGACGACGAGCCGGAACCCGAGGCAGCGACACCGGCGGGCACCGCCTGA
- a CDS encoding peroxiredoxin: MSGRIGVGDKVEDFELADETGTRRRLSELLTEGPVVLFFYPAAMTAGCTAEACHFRDLAAEFAAVGARPVGISGDSVERQQEFAERHTLGMPLLSDVDGTVREQFGVKRGFSMAPTKRVTYVIAEDRTVLEAVHSELRMNTHADRALAALRDHRK, translated from the coding sequence GTGAGCGGACGTATAGGGGTCGGGGACAAGGTCGAGGACTTCGAGCTGGCGGACGAGACCGGCACTCGCCGTCGCCTGTCCGAACTGCTCACCGAGGGACCCGTGGTGCTGTTCTTCTACCCTGCGGCAATGACGGCCGGCTGCACCGCCGAGGCCTGCCACTTCCGGGACCTGGCCGCCGAGTTCGCCGCTGTCGGCGCCCGCCCGGTCGGGATCAGCGGGGACTCCGTCGAGCGCCAGCAGGAGTTCGCCGAGCGGCACACCCTGGGCATGCCGCTGCTGTCCGACGTCGACGGGACGGTCCGGGAACAGTTCGGTGTGAAGCGCGGCTTCTCCATGGCGCCCACCAAGCGCGTCACCTATGTCATCGCCGAGGACCGCACCGTCCTGGAGGCCGTCCACAGCGAACTGCGCATGAACACCCACGCCGACCGCGCCCTCGCTGCGCTGCGCGACCACCGGAAGTGA
- a CDS encoding SpoIIE family protein phosphatase yields MLDDMEHASATVIIDSSGVVTGWSEGARKLTGYAAEEVVGRAARDLLAEDPSPQTRAALSGPVVLRHRDGSTVALPVQATAVLGPDGAPGGHVITARPGGPEPTLAGQAFQQASMSMSVFDTRQRYLRLNDTACRIMGVPEEVLLGRPFLETVEDAEHSHGFQSNLRRVAETGQPVHYESFTSAPALNREHAWNIEMWPVRDDSGDVTGVALAALDSTGQYWARQRLALLNEAAAAIGTTLDVVRTAEELVELLVPRYADFASVDLLDWVLGADEAPTALDQEIVLRRVAHGSRTEGTPEAAVHLGDTEIYPGYSPPARALREGRAVLGQAGEPDFMRWVAERNARAPAGRPHRKGVHSMLAVPLRARGTTLGVAVAVRIANPDDYDADDAAVAEELASRAAVCVDNARRFARERTTALALQHSLLPRALPGQAVVEVAHRYLPSGSLAGIGGDWFDVIPLSGSRVALVVGDVVGHGIPSSATMGRLCTAVRTLADVDLPPDELLTHLDDLVTHLASDDRDEEAAELGATCLYSVYDPVTRHLTMAAAGHPPPVVVLPDGTTRLVEINAGPPLGVGGLPFESVELELPEGAVLALYTDGLIEDRDRDVDHATSELCRALAARTDTLDALCDTVLKAVLPEEPSDDVALLLARTRALGADRVATWDVPPDPAHVAVTRQEATEQLAAWGLDEAAFVTELVVSELVTNAIRYGEPPIRLRLIRDRSLICEVSDGSSTSPHLRRAHAYDEGGRGLLLVAQLTQRWGSRQTVNGKTIWAEQPLPPV; encoded by the coding sequence ATTCTGGACGATATGGAGCACGCCTCCGCCACGGTGATCATCGATTCCTCGGGTGTCGTCACGGGGTGGAGCGAAGGCGCCCGGAAGCTGACCGGATACGCGGCCGAGGAGGTCGTGGGACGGGCGGCACGCGATCTGCTCGCCGAGGACCCGTCGCCTCAGACCCGGGCCGCGCTGTCCGGCCCCGTCGTCCTGCGGCACCGTGACGGCTCCACCGTGGCGCTCCCCGTGCAGGCGACCGCCGTGCTGGGCCCGGACGGCGCACCCGGCGGACATGTGATCACCGCCCGGCCCGGCGGCCCCGAACCCACCCTCGCGGGACAGGCCTTCCAGCAGGCATCGATGTCCATGTCGGTCTTCGACACCCGGCAGCGCTATCTGCGCCTCAACGACACGGCCTGCCGGATCATGGGCGTGCCGGAGGAGGTGCTCCTGGGCAGGCCCTTCCTGGAGACCGTGGAGGACGCCGAGCACAGCCACGGCTTCCAGAGCAATCTGCGCCGCGTCGCCGAGACGGGCCAACCGGTCCACTACGAGAGCTTCACCAGCGCGCCCGCCCTCAACCGGGAACACGCCTGGAACATCGAGATGTGGCCCGTGCGGGACGACTCCGGTGACGTCACCGGAGTCGCGCTGGCCGCCCTCGACAGCACCGGGCAGTACTGGGCCCGGCAGCGACTGGCCCTGCTCAACGAGGCGGCGGCCGCCATCGGCACCACCCTGGACGTGGTGCGCACCGCGGAAGAGCTCGTGGAACTCCTGGTCCCGCGCTACGCCGACTTCGCCAGCGTCGACCTGCTCGACTGGGTCCTCGGGGCGGACGAGGCCCCGACGGCACTGGACCAGGAGATCGTCCTGCGCCGCGTCGCCCACGGCTCCCGTACCGAAGGCACTCCGGAGGCGGCCGTGCACCTGGGCGACACGGAGATCTACCCCGGATACTCGCCGCCCGCCCGGGCCCTGCGGGAGGGGCGGGCCGTCCTCGGCCAGGCGGGCGAGCCGGACTTCATGCGCTGGGTCGCCGAACGCAACGCGCGGGCCCCGGCGGGCCGCCCACACCGCAAGGGCGTCCACTCGATGCTCGCCGTGCCGCTGCGGGCCCGCGGCACCACGCTCGGCGTCGCGGTGGCCGTCCGTATCGCCAATCCCGACGACTACGACGCGGACGATGCCGCCGTCGCCGAGGAACTCGCCAGCCGGGCCGCCGTCTGCGTCGACAACGCCCGCCGCTTCGCCCGCGAACGCACCACCGCGCTGGCCCTCCAGCACAGCCTGCTCCCACGAGCACTGCCCGGACAGGCGGTGGTCGAGGTGGCCCACCGCTATCTGCCCTCCGGCTCCCTCGCCGGCATCGGCGGCGACTGGTTCGACGTGATCCCGCTGTCCGGCAGCCGGGTCGCCCTGGTCGTCGGCGACGTCGTCGGGCACGGCATCCCGTCGTCGGCGACCATGGGCCGCCTCTGCACGGCCGTCCGCACCCTCGCCGACGTGGACCTGCCGCCGGACGAACTCCTCACCCACCTCGACGACCTGGTCACCCACCTGGCGTCCGACGACCGCGACGAAGAGGCCGCCGAACTCGGCGCCACCTGCCTGTACTCCGTCTACGACCCCGTCACCCGCCACCTCACCATGGCCGCCGCCGGACACCCCCCGCCCGTCGTGGTCCTCCCCGACGGCACCACGCGGCTGGTCGAGATCAACGCCGGGCCCCCGCTCGGCGTCGGCGGGCTGCCCTTCGAGTCGGTGGAGCTGGAACTCCCCGAGGGAGCCGTCCTGGCCCTCTACACCGACGGTCTCATCGAGGACCGGGACCGCGACGTCGACCACGCCACGTCCGAGCTGTGCCGGGCGCTGGCCGCCCGCACCGACACCCTGGACGCCCTGTGCGACACGGTGCTGAAGGCCGTACTGCCGGAAGAGCCCAGCGACGACGTTGCCCTCCTGCTCGCCCGTACCCGGGCGCTGGGCGCGGACCGGGTCGCCACCTGGGACGTGCCCCCGGACCCCGCGCACGTGGCCGTCACCCGGCAGGAGGCCACCGAGCAACTGGCCGCGTGGGGGCTGGACGAGGCCGCCTTCGTCACCGAACTCGTCGTCAGCGAACTCGTCACCAACGCCATCCGCTACGGCGAACCGCCCATCCGGCTACGGCTGATCCGCGACCGCAGCCTCATCTGCGAGGTCTCCGACGGCAGTTCCACCTCACCGCATCTGCGCCGGGCACACGCCTACGACGAGGGCGGGCGCGGCCTCCTCCTGGTCGCTCAGCTCACCCAGCGGTGGGGCAGCCGGCAGACGGTCAACGGCAAGACCATCTGGGCCGAACAGCCCCTGCCACCGGTCTGA
- a CDS encoding cupin domain-containing protein: MRMFLRTAITGAVAAATFAICGTAVATPPGPGVTGTVIARTTVGGTDYILREITIPPGQATGWHYHDGPLYAVVQQGTLSHHDSTCASDGVYPKGSTIQEPAGAGNVHIGRNLGDTAVVLDVLYVLPHGAPFSQDAANPGCPFE; encoded by the coding sequence ATGCGCATGTTCCTCCGTACCGCCATAACCGGGGCGGTCGCAGCCGCCACTTTCGCGATCTGTGGCACCGCTGTGGCGACCCCGCCCGGTCCGGGGGTCACCGGAACGGTGATCGCCCGGACCACGGTCGGCGGCACCGACTACATCCTGCGAGAGATCACCATCCCGCCCGGGCAGGCGACCGGTTGGCACTACCACGACGGTCCGCTGTACGCCGTCGTGCAGCAGGGCACGCTCAGCCACCACGACTCCACCTGCGCGTCCGACGGCGTGTATCCGAAGGGCAGCACCATTCAGGAACCGGCCGGAGCGGGCAACGTCCACATCGGCCGCAATCTGGGCGACACGGCGGTCGTCCTCGATGTGCTGTACGTCCTGCCGCACGGGGCGCCGTTCTCGCAGGACGCGGCGAATCCGGGCTGCCCGTTCGAGTGA
- a CDS encoding aldo/keto reductase has product MLSIPAHTLNDGTQIPAIGLGTWPMNDAQAEQAVGAALEMGYRLVDTATNYRNETGVGRGVANSGVPREEVVVTTKLPGRHHGYEETLASFEESRGRLGLDYVDLYLIHWPLPRVDKYVDSWKAMIKLREDGLVRSIGVSNFTAEHIERLEKETGVLPAVNQIELHPLFPQEDLRAFHAGKGIVTESWSPLGRGSDLLDDPAVIGLAEAHGVTPGQVVLRWHTQLGALPIPKSASPGRQRENLDVFGFELDAAQLEALADRAHRRLGGDPEVHEEF; this is encoded by the coding sequence GTGCTCAGCATCCCGGCACACACGCTCAACGACGGTACGCAGATCCCCGCCATCGGCCTGGGCACCTGGCCGATGAACGACGCACAGGCCGAGCAGGCGGTCGGCGCCGCGCTGGAGATGGGCTACCGGCTCGTCGACACGGCGACGAACTACCGCAACGAGACCGGAGTCGGCCGGGGCGTCGCGAACAGCGGCGTACCCCGTGAGGAAGTCGTGGTGACCACGAAGCTTCCGGGGCGGCACCACGGCTACGAGGAGACCCTCGCCTCCTTCGAGGAGTCCCGCGGCCGGCTCGGCCTGGACTACGTCGACCTGTATCTCATCCACTGGCCACTCCCCCGCGTCGACAAGTACGTCGACTCCTGGAAGGCCATGATCAAACTCCGCGAGGACGGCCTCGTGCGGTCGATCGGGGTCTCCAACTTCACGGCCGAGCACATCGAACGGCTGGAGAAGGAGACCGGGGTCCTGCCGGCCGTGAACCAGATCGAGCTGCACCCGCTGTTCCCGCAGGAGGACCTGCGGGCCTTCCACGCCGGCAAGGGCATCGTCACCGAGAGCTGGAGCCCGCTGGGCCGTGGCTCCGACCTGCTGGACGATCCCGCCGTCATCGGCCTCGCCGAGGCGCACGGGGTGACGCCGGGCCAGGTCGTGCTGCGCTGGCACACACAGCTGGGCGCGCTGCCCATCCCGAAGTCGGCCAGCCCCGGGCGGCAGCGGGAGAACCTCGACGTCTTCGGCTTCGAACTCGATGCCGCGCAGCTGGAGGCGCTCGCCGACCGCGCGCACCGGCGTCTGGGCGGGGACCCCGAGGTGCACGAGGAGTTCTGA
- a CDS encoding zinc ribbon domain-containing protein, which yields MVENTGEVLSAAVLARRVGWAADLVSGMAADLLAEHWNAADVDVLASGADASGRKLPSSAWMALRRLGWTAAPAGGVRVNDRIVRMAQEQAGRALRSANWRAELTSAVLETWPGDPGKRTPEEWDQVRMAIPGGRDLPSVVIRSRTRQIDAFVAMNGRVPADVFELEAPPRAARMLLLSACDSQQAAIERGEGDPQRALLRLQLPTRSDPCSYQDWTWVACPVPLPPTVPPSAVLHLPTLRITGGKVRADLAYTHAVPRTSRTGHTVALGVDWGLNTLLSAGAARLHDDGHITQLGAGAQFRAAGILTKQHRLRRLSEHLHTKADHLERLIDADGQHELSGRHEVLRDEIRFVSDRRSNLNAALARAAARWSVDQAIAAHATVIYLEDLRSMEAGGMGRTHNTRMSHTVRGQIADRIRHLAAEAGIAVVTVPPRNTSRHCPQCLTPLRHRKAPDRPTARGWKWAICPDRARCGWQGDRDHGAWQRIAARGLTHQAKTVTDRATGQMVIRAVVDKLETTAVITPTTEISRADRSKTGPTRRRTTRPAPRRRRVPSPTGPSGSAGKRPEGHASTGRKTLPRAAHRHQGVATISTPSPSLRPGGPPSSRHRPRGAALGAGFHLHAHATPPRWADPMRDAMSGMGSLS from the coding sequence GTGGTGGAGAATACGGGCGAGGTGCTGTCGGCCGCGGTGCTGGCACGGCGGGTCGGCTGGGCCGCCGATCTGGTGTCGGGGATGGCCGCCGACCTGCTGGCCGAGCACTGGAACGCCGCTGATGTGGACGTCCTGGCCTCGGGCGCGGACGCGAGCGGGCGGAAGTTGCCGTCGAGCGCGTGGATGGCGCTGCGCCGACTGGGCTGGACGGCCGCTCCGGCCGGGGGTGTGAGGGTCAATGACCGGATCGTGCGCATGGCCCAGGAGCAGGCCGGGCGTGCTCTGCGCTCGGCCAACTGGCGGGCCGAACTGACGTCCGCAGTCCTTGAGACGTGGCCGGGCGATCCGGGCAAGCGCACACCTGAGGAGTGGGACCAGGTGCGGATGGCAATCCCCGGGGGTCGGGATCTCCCTTCGGTCGTGATCCGCTCCCGCACCCGGCAGATCGATGCCTTCGTCGCGATGAACGGCCGTGTGCCTGCTGATGTGTTCGAGCTGGAGGCCCCGCCCCGGGCAGCGCGGATGCTGCTGCTGTCGGCGTGTGACAGCCAGCAGGCCGCCATCGAACGCGGCGAGGGCGATCCGCAGCGCGCGCTGCTGCGCTTGCAGCTGCCTACCCGATCCGACCCGTGCTCCTACCAGGACTGGACGTGGGTTGCTTGTCCCGTCCCGCTGCCTCCTACGGTCCCGCCTAGCGCGGTGCTGCACTTGCCCACCCTGCGCATCACGGGCGGGAAAGTTCGCGCCGATCTCGCCTACACCCACGCCGTCCCCAGGACCAGCCGTACCGGCCACACCGTGGCCCTCGGCGTGGACTGGGGCCTGAACACCCTGCTGTCCGCGGGCGCTGCCCGACTCCATGACGACGGACACATCACCCAGCTCGGGGCTGGTGCCCAGTTCCGGGCTGCCGGGATCCTCACCAAACAACACCGCCTCCGGCGCCTCTCGGAACACCTTCACACCAAAGCCGACCACCTTGAGCGGCTCATTGACGCTGACGGGCAGCACGAACTGTCCGGCAGACACGAGGTGTTGCGGGACGAGATCCGCTTCGTGTCGGACCGCAGGTCGAACCTCAACGCCGCCCTCGCCCGGGCCGCCGCCCGCTGGAGCGTGGACCAGGCCATCGCCGCCCACGCCACGGTGATCTACCTGGAAGACCTGCGGTCGATGGAAGCGGGGGGCATGGGCCGCACCCACAACACCCGCATGTCCCACACGGTGCGCGGGCAGATCGCCGACCGTATCCGGCACCTGGCCGCCGAGGCAGGTATCGCCGTCGTCACAGTCCCGCCCCGCAACACCTCCAGGCACTGCCCCCAGTGCCTCACCCCACTGCGGCACCGCAAAGCCCCCGACCGCCCCACCGCACGAGGCTGGAAATGGGCTATCTGCCCCGACCGCGCCAGATGCGGCTGGCAGGGCGACCGTGACCACGGCGCCTGGCAGCGCATCGCCGCACGCGGCCTCACCCACCAGGCCAAGACGGTCACCGACCGGGCCACCGGGCAGATGGTGATCCGCGCAGTTGTGGACAAGCTCGAAACGACCGCGGTCATCACCCCAACCACCGAGATCAGCCGGGCCGACCGGTCCAAGACTGGCCCCACCCGGCGCCGAACCACACGCCCCGCGCCCAGGCGACGCAGGGTACCCTCCCCCACCGGCCCCTCGGGTTCGGCGGGCAAGCGTCCGGAGGGACACGCATCAACGGGCCGGAAGACACTGCCCCGCGCAGCCCACCGGCACCAGGGCGTGGCGACGATCAGCACACCCTCCCCCAGCCTCCGTCCCGGGGGACCCCCATCCAGCCGACACCGGCCGCGAGGAGCAGCATTGGGCGCGGGCTTCCATCTGCACGCCCACGCCACCCCTCCACGATGGGCAGATCCCATGCGAGACGCCATGTCTGGCATGGGGTCACTAAGCTGA
- a CDS encoding LacI family DNA-binding transcriptional regulator has protein sequence MGSAEDRQTNGTARPTSRDVARLAGVSHTAVSFVFNGRAQGNLSPATQERIRQAAAQLGYRPDPVARGLRRSRTAVIGLVTDEIASSPFAGRLLRGAMETAWSSEHLVLTVDSGGDPAKEDAAVAELLDRRVDGIIYAAMSLRRVRVPEGLHRTHSVLANCLPEDDSLPSVIPAERAGGRTAARLLLEQGHRRIALVGGQNDIASVERLRGFRDALRAEGITVPKEWVVRTGGEISGGYRGAEQLLSDAPAARRPTGIFCYNDRVAAGVLHAATRLGITVPDELSIVGYDDQEHMAAFLTPPLTSVALPHRAMGEAATRLLLDAIDTGRTPPATTRRLACPVISRASVGPAPTR, from the coding sequence ATGGGCAGCGCCGAGGACAGGCAGACGAACGGCACCGCGCGTCCCACGTCACGGGACGTGGCCCGGCTGGCCGGGGTCTCGCACACCGCTGTCTCCTTCGTGTTCAACGGCCGCGCCCAGGGCAACCTCTCGCCCGCCACCCAGGAACGCATCCGGCAGGCCGCCGCGCAGCTCGGCTACCGGCCCGACCCGGTCGCACGCGGTCTGCGCCGCAGTCGTACGGCCGTGATCGGGCTGGTCACCGACGAGATCGCCTCGTCGCCGTTCGCGGGCCGGCTGCTGCGCGGCGCGATGGAGACGGCCTGGAGCAGTGAGCACCTGGTGCTGACCGTCGACTCCGGCGGCGACCCGGCCAAGGAGGACGCGGCCGTCGCCGAACTCCTCGACCGGCGGGTGGACGGCATCATCTACGCCGCCATGTCCCTGCGCCGTGTCCGCGTCCCCGAGGGCCTGCACCGCACCCACTCGGTGCTCGCCAACTGCCTGCCCGAGGACGACTCGCTGCCCTCCGTCATCCCCGCCGAGCGCGCGGGCGGCCGTACGGCGGCGAGGCTGCTCCTTGAGCAGGGCCACCGCAGGATCGCCCTGGTGGGAGGGCAGAACGACATCGCGTCGGTGGAGCGGCTGCGCGGTTTCCGGGACGCGTTGCGGGCCGAGGGGATCACCGTCCCCAAGGAGTGGGTCGTACGGACCGGAGGCGAGATCTCCGGCGGCTACCGCGGCGCCGAGCAACTGCTCTCCGACGCCCCCGCCGCACGGCGCCCCACCGGGATCTTCTGCTACAACGACCGGGTCGCGGCCGGCGTCCTGCACGCCGCGACCCGGCTCGGGATCACCGTCCCCGACGAGCTGTCGATCGTGGGCTACGACGACCAGGAGCACATGGCCGCCTTCCTGACCCCGCCCCTCACCTCGGTGGCGCTGCCGCACCGGGCGATGGGCGAGGCCGCCACCCGGCTGCTGCTCGACGCCATCGACACCGGCCGCACTCCGCCCGCCACCACACGGCGCCTCGCCTGCCCGGTGATCAGCCGGGCGTCGGTGGGACCAGCTCCCACCCGGTGA
- a CDS encoding glycoside hydrolase family 32 protein: MSLAAPPQDPNAPRFRVRPPANWINDPNGPFRWRGRYHLFYQHNPEAPIHANVHWGHASSPDLAHWEHHPLALTPTPGGPDEAGCWSGCVVDDGGVPTAVYTGVDRHHTGLGTICLARALVPQDETLTDWKPLPAPVVSGPPAGLDVVMFRDPFVFRHGGRRWALVGAGHGDGTPSVLLYDCDDLTDWRFAGVLLDGNDPVAAEAFGDRATGWECPQLFATEAGEWVLVVSLWDGNPHTTGYLTGRLEACEEGGLRFRPYTGGPLDHGRAFYAPAVLQESDRALMWGWSWESREQREVDRAGWAGVLTAPRVVDVHPDGSLRVVPAPELERLRATEPFITAPGRVTLPQAYDVTVTAVARTTVNLPRSAVRLDPDAGTVVFDSGEEGSAPIVVRVPGGERLEARLLVDGSLLELFVGDRAMVTERVYRRPDEVPELVVTGRGASVTGWELVPPTPG; encoded by the coding sequence TTGAGCCTCGCAGCTCCACCCCAGGACCCCAACGCCCCCCGCTTCCGGGTCCGTCCGCCCGCCAACTGGATCAACGACCCCAATGGCCCCTTCCGTTGGCGCGGCCGGTACCACCTCTTCTACCAGCACAATCCCGAGGCTCCGATCCACGCGAACGTCCACTGGGGCCATGCCTCCAGCCCCGACCTGGCGCACTGGGAGCACCACCCCCTGGCGCTCACCCCGACGCCCGGCGGCCCCGACGAGGCGGGCTGCTGGTCCGGGTGCGTGGTCGACGACGGCGGCGTACCGACGGCCGTGTACACGGGGGTCGACCGCCACCACACGGGCCTCGGCACGATCTGCCTGGCGCGGGCACTGGTCCCGCAGGACGAGACGCTCACCGACTGGAAGCCGCTGCCCGCGCCCGTCGTGAGCGGCCCGCCCGCCGGTCTGGACGTGGTGATGTTCCGCGACCCGTTCGTCTTCCGGCACGGAGGCCGCCGCTGGGCGCTGGTCGGCGCGGGTCATGGGGACGGCACCCCGTCGGTGCTGCTGTACGACTGCGACGACCTGACCGACTGGCGGTTCGCCGGGGTGCTCCTGGACGGCAACGATCCGGTGGCCGCCGAAGCGTTCGGCGACCGGGCGACGGGGTGGGAGTGCCCCCAACTGTTCGCGACCGAGGCCGGGGAGTGGGTGCTGGTGGTGTCGCTGTGGGACGGGAACCCGCACACCACGGGCTACTTGACGGGACGTCTGGAAGCTTGCGAAGAAGGGGGATTGCGCTTCCGGCCGTACACGGGAGGCCCCCTGGACCACGGTCGAGCCTTCTACGCTCCCGCCGTACTCCAGGAATCGGACCGGGCGTTGATGTGGGGCTGGTCCTGGGAGTCCCGTGAGCAGCGCGAGGTGGACCGTGCCGGCTGGGCCGGTGTCCTGACCGCGCCCCGCGTCGTCGACGTACACCCCGACGGATCGCTGCGCGTCGTCCCGGCTCCGGAACTCGAACGGCTGCGTGCGACGGAGCCGTTCATCACCGCGCCGGGCCGGGTGACGCTTCCACAGGCGTACGACGTGACGGTCACCGCCGTCGCCCGGACGACCGTGAACCTGCCGCGCTCGGCGGTGCGGCTGGACCCGGACGCGGGAACCGTGGTGTTCGACTCCGGCGAGGAGGGTTCCGCGCCGATCGTGGTGCGGGTGCCGGGCGGGGAGCGGCTGGAGGCGCGCCTCCTCGTGGACGGTTCGCTGCTGGAGCTGTTCGTCGGTGACCGGGCCATGGTCACCGAGCGGGTCTACCGGCGCCCGGACGAGGTGCCCGAGCTGGTCGTGACGGGGCGGGGGGCCTCCGTCACCGGGTGGGAGCTGGTCCCACCGACGCCCGGCTGA